The genomic DNA CGCCGCAGATCGCGCTGTTGATGCGCGGGGCGCTGATCACCACATCGTCGAGCACGATGGCCAGCGGGTTGCCGACGTTGTTCGTCGTCACGCGGCAGAAGGCGCGGCCGCCGGCGCTGTTGAACTGGAAGCCGACGATCGGCTGGCTGGTCTGCTGGTCGAAGGTCGCGTTGGCGCCGGTGAGATCCTCGCCGCCGACGATGATGGCGCGGCGCACCGCCTGGCACTGCACCTGGAAGCGGCGGCACACATCGGCGGCGCGCAGCTCCTTCTCTTCCGGCCGCTTCTGCGTTTCCCACTGCCTGAGCGCCTCGTCCCAGCCTTCCTTGGTTGGCAGCAGCACCGCGCTGGCCGCCACCGGGGAACCCGGAACCCAGTCGATATCGGCGAGGCGGAACGACAGCCGCGCCGTCTTGCCGACGATGCGCTCGAGCTCGGCCGGATCCTGCACGCCCGGCACCTGGACGACGATGCCGTCGCTGCCCTGGATCTGCAGGGACGGCTCCTTGGTGCCCGACTCGTCGATGCGCCGGCGCAGCACCTCGATCGACTGCTCGAGGATCTCGCGGCGGCGGCGCGCCTGCTCCTGCTCGGTGTACGACAGGCGGAAGGCGGCAGGCGCGGTGCGCTCGACCGTCAGCGTCGAATCGATGTTGCGCAGCACCGACTGGGCGTCGTTGCCCTGCGCCTCGTCGCGGATGGTGACGGTGACGACGCCGCCTTCGGCGACGATGTCGCGCGCCTGGATGCCCCTCTCGCGCAGTCGCTCGCGCACCGTGCCGGTGAGGTTTATGGCGTTCTGGCGGAACACCGTGCGCACGTCGACATCGAGCAGCAAGTGCACGCCGCCGCGCAGGTCGAGGCCGAGGTTGATCAGGTTGCCGGCGTACCACGCCGGCAGGTGGTTGAGCACCGAGCGCGGCAGGAGGTTGGGCAGCGCCAGCACCGCGCAGAACAGCGTGATGCCGAAGATCGTCCAGGTCTGCCAGCGGGGGATATGGAGCATCCGGGTCGCGCCCGGCTACTTCTTGCGGCCGCCGAACAGGCCGCCCAGCACGCTGGTGGGCTTCTGGACGGCCTCCTTGTTCGCCGCTTCCTTGGCAGTCGGCTCGCCGCGGCTGACGATGTTCTGCAAGGTGCCCTTGAGCGCGCGCACGCGCAGGCCCTCGGCCAGCTCGATCTCGATCTCGTTGTCGTTCAGGACCTTGGTGACCTTGCCGAGAAAGCCGCCGCCGGTGACCACCTGGTCGCCGCGCCGCACGCTGGCCAGCATCTCGCGGTGCTCGCGCGCGCGGCGCTGCTGCGGGCGGATCAGCAGGAAGTAGAAGACGACGAAGATGAGGATCAGCGGCGCGATGTTCGACAGCAGCCCGTCCATACCGCCGCCGCCGCCCGCCGCCTGGGCATAGGCCTCGCTGATGAACATGTCGTAACCCCGGTTTTGGGCCCGCAGGAGGGGCCGGAAAAAAGACGCCGGACTATACAGACCCGGCCCCGCATTGCAACGCGACAGATGGGTTTGCGCCGACCGTGGCGCAAGTCCCACGGTCGGAAAAATGCCTTGGACGATCAAGGCATTAGGGATAGGTTCCCGGCCGCTTCCGCCCCGCCATCAGCCGCCAGCGCCATCATGACCGCCGAGTACGAACCCCTGTTGCGCCGGATCGCCGATGCGCTCGACCGCCTCGCCCCCGCCGCGCGCCAGGATACCGACCTGAGGGCCGCCGACGCCTTCGTCTGGCATGTCGACAGCCATCGCCTGGAGCCGGTGCCGGCGGTCAGCCGCGTCGACATCAACCTCCTGCAGGGCATCGACCGCCAGAAGCAGCAGCTGCTCGACAACACACGCCGCTTCGCCAGGGGCTTCCCGGCCAACAACGCCCTGCTGTGGGGCGCGCGCGGCGCCGGCAAGAGCTCGCTGGTCAAGGCCGCGCACGCGGCGATCAACGAGGAGGTGGCGGGCCGGCCGCTGGCGCTGATCGAGATCCACCGCGAGGACATCCCCTCGCTGCCTTCGGTGCTGGCTACGCTGCGCCGCGCGCCGCGCCGCTTCATCCTGTTCTGCGACGACCTCAGCTTCGACGGCCAGGACGCGGCCTACAAGTCGCTGAAGGCGGTGCTCGAGGGCGGCGTCGAGGGCAGGCCGGAGAACGTGATCTTCTACGCCACGTCGAACCGGCGCCACCTGATGCCGCGCGACATGATCGACAACGAGCGCTCGACGGCGATCAACCCGGGCGAGGCGGTTGAGGAGAAGGTCTCGCTGTCGGACCGCTTCGGCCTGTGGCTGGGCTTCCACAACGCCGACCAGCCGACCTATTTCGCGATGATCGAAGGCTACGTGCGGCGCTACGGCCTGGACATCGACCCCGAGACCCTGCGCGCCCAGGCAGTCGAATGGTCGGTGACGCGCGGCGGCCGCTCCGGCCGCGTCGCCTGGCAGTTCATCCAGGACCTCGCCGGCAGGCTGGAGCGCAAGCTGGATTAGCGACTTGCTGTCATCCCGAGCGCAGCGAGGGATCCAGGAAGTTGACTGGATCCCTCGCTGCGCTCGGGATGACGGAAATCAATCGTGGCGCAGGGCCTCGATCGGATCGAGGCGCGAGGCGCGCTGCGCCGGGTAGAAGCCGAAGAACACCCCGATCAGGGCGCTGAAGCCCACGGCGACGACGATCACCTCGGGCTGGATCAGGGTCGGCCAGCCGGCGGCGCGCGCGACGATCACCGAGCCGCCGATGCCCAGCACCACGCCGACCGCGCCGCCGATCGCCGAGAGCGTCGTGGCCTCGATCAGGAACTGGCGCAGGATGTCGCCGCGGCGCGCGCCGACCGCCAGCCGCAGGCCGATCTCCTTGGTCCGCTCGGTCACCGAGACCAGCATGATGTTCATGATGCCGATGCCGCCGACCAGCAGCGAGACGCCGGCGACGGCGGCCAGCAGCAGGGCGAGGATACGTGCCGAGGCCGCCTGGGTCTCGGCCACCTCGGTGAGGTTGCGGATCCAGAAATCGTTGTCCTGCGCCGGCGTCAGGCGGTGGCGCTGGCGCAGCAGGTTGGCCAGCGCCTGCTCGGCCTCGCCCATGTCCTCGCCGTCGCGGATCTTGATCAGCACGGCGGCGACGGCGCGCGAATTGGCCCGGCTGGTGCCGACGACCTTCTGCTTGGCGGTCGACAGCGGCACGACGACGACATCGTCCTGGTCCTGGCCCGACGTGTTCTGGCCCTTGCGCGCGAGAACGCCCACGACCATGAACGGCGTCGCCTTCACGCGGATCATCTGGCCGACGGGATCGATATCGTCGCCGAACAGGTTCTTCACCACGGTCTCGCCCAGCAGGATCACCTTGGCGGCGCCGGAGATCTCCTGCTGGGTGAAGTCGCGGCCGCTCCGGAGCTCCCAGTCGCGTGCCTCGAGGTAGCCCGCGGTGACGCCGAGCACGACGGTCGACCAGTTGACGCCGCCGGTGACGATCTGCGCGCTGCCGCGCACCGTGCCGACCGAGACCTGCACCGCCGGCACCTCGCGCGCCATGGCGTTGACGTCCTCCTCCGAGAGCGTCCAGCGCGAGCCGAAGCCCATGCGCACGCCGCCCGAGGTCGTGCTGCCCGAGATCACGATCATCAGGTTCGAGCCCAGGCTCTGGATCTGCTGCATCACCTTGGCGCGGGCGCCCGAGCCGACCGCGACCATGACGATCACCGCGGTGACGCCGATGATGATGCCCAGCATGGTGAGCGCGCTGCGCAGCAGGTTGGCGCGCAGCGCGTCGAGCGCCGAGCGCAGGGCCTCGAGGATGCTCACGCCGCGTCCTCGCGTTCAGCGGGGGCCGCGATCAGCCGCTCGAGCTCCTGCGCCGCGTCGTTGGGCTCCTGCCGGCGATCGTCGACCACCTTGCCGTCGCGGAAGCGGATCACGCGGCTGGCGAAGGAGGCGACATCGGGCTCGTGGGTGACGACGACCACGGTCTGGCCGTCGCGGTTGAGCCGCTGGAACAGCGCCATGATCTCGAGGCTGGTCCGCGAATCCAGGGCGCCGGTGGGCTCGTCGGCGAGCAGAAGCGCCGGCTCGTTGACCAGCGCGCGGGCGATGGCGACGCGCTGCTGCTGGCCGCCGGAAAGCTGCGCCGGGCGATGGTCGAGGCGATCGCCCAGCCCCACCGTCCGCAGCGCCGCCCTGGCCTTGGCCTCGCGCACCGCGCGCGAGGCGCCGGCATAGACCATCGGCAGGCAGACATTGGCCAGCGCCGTCGCGCGCGGCAGCAGGTTGAACGACTGGAAGACGAAGCCGATCTTGCGGTTGCGCAGGGCCGCGAGCTGGTCGGGCGACATGCCGGACACCGATTCGCCGTCGAGCGCGTAGTCGCCCTTGCTCGGCGTGTCGAGGCAGCCCAGCAGGTTCATGAAGGTCGACTTGCCCGAGCCCGACGGCCCCATGACGGCGGCGAAATCGCCGCGCGCGATCGACAGCGACGCCCGCCGCAGCGCCCGCACGCGCTGGTCGCCCATGACATAGGTCTTGGCGAGATCGCGCGTCTCGATCAGCGCGGTCATGGCAGCCGCCTCTTGCCTTCCCCCGGAGGGGGAAGGTGGCGCGTAGCGCCGGATGGGGGATGTCGAAGACGGACCCCTGCGTTCGTCTTCGACATCCCCCTTCCGCCCTTCGGGCACCTTCCCCCTCCGGGGGAAGGTAGATGACCAGACCTGACCATCAGAACCGCAGGCGCGGCGGGCCGGAGGAGTCGGCCGCGGCCGGCCGCGGGCCGCCGCCGACGATCACCTCGCTGCCGGCCTTCAGCGTCGTGGTGATGATCTCGGTGCTGGTGCCGTCGCCGACGCCCAGCCGCACGCGCATCGGCTTGGCCAGCCCGTCGGGACCGACGATGAACAGCTCGGCCGGCGGCGCGCCCGCGGCTGCGGCGCGGATCGCGGCGTATTTCGGCTTCTGCTCGGCGTCGAGCATAGCGTCGATCTGCTTGGCCGCCGCCTCGCGGATGGCGCGCACCTTGGCGCGGCGCTCCTCCGGCGACGCGCCGCTGGTGAAGACTGCGCGGATCTCCGCGCCGCTCTGGGCGAAGATGCGGTCGAGCTCCTTGCGCTGCTCGTCGGTGAGCTTGAGCTGCTCGGTCAGCGCCTTCTTCATCGCCTCGGCATTGGCCTGCGGGCTGCCGCCGCGCGGCGCGCCGCCCGGGCTCGTCGGCTGGGCCTGAGGCTCGTCGCCGCCGGCGCCCGGCTGCGGCTGTTGCGGCCCGCGGCCCGGCGGCTTCCAGCGCAGCGCGGCATTGGCGACCTTCAGCACGTCGTCGCGCCGGTCGGTGATGATGGTCACCGTCGCCGTCATGCCGGGCAGCAGCTTGAGGTCGGGATTTTCGGCGGCGATCACCACCGTGTAGGTGATGACGTTCTGGATGTTGTTGGGCGCCAGCCGCACCTGCGCGACCTTGCCGCGAAAGCGATCGTTGGGGTAGGCGTTGACCGTGAAGGTCACATCCAGCCCGTCGCGCACGCGGCCGATATCGGCCTCGTCGACCGTGGTCTCGACCTGCATCTGGCGCAGGTCCTGTGCCACGGTGAACAGGGTCGGCGACGCCAAACTGGCAGCCACGGTCTGACCGACGTCGATCGAGCGCTGCACCACGACGCCGTCGATCGGCGCGCGGATCACCGAGCGCTTGATGTCGACCTCGACCTGGCGCACCGCGGCCTGGCGCTGCTG from Alphaproteobacteria bacterium includes the following:
- a CDS encoding ABC transporter permease — protein: MLGIIIGVTAVIVMVAVGSGARAKVMQQIQSLGSNLMIVISGSTTSGGVRMGFGSRWTLSEEDVNAMAREVPAVQVSVGTVRGSAQIVTGGVNWSTVVLGVTAGYLEARDWELRSGRDFTQQEISGAAKVILLGETVVKNLFGDDIDPVGQMIRVKATPFMVVGVLARKGQNTSGQDQDDVVVVPLSTAKQKVVGTSRANSRAVAAVLIKIRDGEDMGEAEQALANLLRQRHRLTPAQDNDFWIRNLTEVAETQAASARILALLLAAVAGVSLLVGGIGIMNIMLVSVTERTKEIGLRLAVGARRGDILRQFLIEATTLSAIGGAVGVVLGIGGSVIVARAAGWPTLIQPEVIVVAVGFSALIGVFFGFYPAQRASRLDPIEALRHD
- the yajC gene encoding preprotein translocase subunit YajC, which gives rise to MFISEAYAQAAGGGGGMDGLLSNIAPLILIFVVFYFLLIRPQQRRAREHREMLASVRRGDQVVTGGGFLGKVTKVLNDNEIEIELAEGLRVRALKGTLQNIVSRGEPTAKEAANKEAVQKPTSVLGGLFGGRKK
- a CDS encoding ABC transporter ATP-binding protein, with the translated sequence MTALIETRDLAKTYVMGDQRVRALRRASLSIARGDFAAVMGPSGSGKSTFMNLLGCLDTPSKGDYALDGESVSGMSPDQLAALRNRKIGFVFQSFNLLPRATALANVCLPMVYAGASRAVREAKARAALRTVGLGDRLDHRPAQLSGGQQQRVAIARALVNEPALLLADEPTGALDSRTSLEIMALFQRLNRDGQTVVVVTHEPDVASFASRVIRFRDGKVVDDRRQEPNDAAQELERLIAAPAEREDAA
- a CDS encoding ATP-binding protein translates to MTAEYEPLLRRIADALDRLAPAARQDTDLRAADAFVWHVDSHRLEPVPAVSRVDINLLQGIDRQKQQLLDNTRRFARGFPANNALLWGARGAGKSSLVKAAHAAINEEVAGRPLALIEIHREDIPSLPSVLATLRRAPRRFILFCDDLSFDGQDAAYKSLKAVLEGGVEGRPENVIFYATSNRRHLMPRDMIDNERSTAINPGEAVEEKVSLSDRFGLWLGFHNADQPTYFAMIEGYVRRYGLDIDPETLRAQAVEWSVTRGGRSGRVAWQFIQDLAGRLERKLD
- the secD gene encoding protein translocase subunit SecD encodes the protein MLHIPRWQTWTIFGITLFCAVLALPNLLPRSVLNHLPAWYAGNLINLGLDLRGGVHLLLDVDVRTVFRQNAINLTGTVRERLRERGIQARDIVAEGGVVTVTIRDEAQGNDAQSVLRNIDSTLTVERTAPAAFRLSYTEQEQARRRREILEQSIEVLRRRIDESGTKEPSLQIQGSDGIVVQVPGVQDPAELERIVGKTARLSFRLADIDWVPGSPVAASAVLLPTKEGWDEALRQWETQKRPEEKELRAADVCRRFQVQCQAVRRAIIVGGEDLTGANATFDQQTSQPIVGFQFNSAGGRAFCRVTTNNVGNPLAIVLDDVVISAPRINSAICGGSGIITGQFTVQQTNELALLLRAGALPATLTIVEKRTVGADLGADAIQAGLIASIVGTVLVVLFMFVAYGPIFGSFANIAMVVNMVMVFAGMSVLGASLTLPGIAGLVLTVGLAVDSNVLIYERVREEQAAGRQPMSALVAGYERALSAIIDANLTTLIAGLLMFGFGSGPIRGFAVTLSLGLVTSMFSSTIFTRMVLGWWLRTFRPRELVI
- a CDS encoding efflux RND transporter periplasmic adaptor subunit, with the translated sequence MLDSKWKWLIGGAVVIAALAGGAFAFTSGGEQPVKYRTVRIERGPITSVITATGTVTPVTTVIVGSQLSGQIVELKADFNTRVKAGQELARIDTELIEARLLSAQADLAAAEAAVVMQAAQIEKAAADIENFRATLATAESEAARREGLAKSGAGSAAEAERARNTALATRASLRAAEANHKVTEAQLLNLRALVQQRQAAVRQVEVDIKRSVIRAPIDGVVVQRSIDVGQTVAASLASPTLFTVAQDLRQMQVETTVDEADIGRVRDGLDVTFTVNAYPNDRFRGKVAQVRLAPNNIQNVITYTVVIAAENPDLKLLPGMTATVTIITDRRDDVLKVANAALRWKPPGRGPQQPQPGAGGDEPQAQPTSPGGAPRGGSPQANAEAMKKALTEQLKLTDEQRKELDRIFAQSGAEIRAVFTSGASPEERRAKVRAIREAAAKQIDAMLDAEQKPKYAAIRAAAAGAPPAELFIVGPDGLAKPMRVRLGVGDGTSTEIITTTLKAGSEVIVGGGPRPAAADSSGPPRLRF